In Zea mays cultivar B73 chromosome 7, Zm-B73-REFERENCE-NAM-5.0, whole genome shotgun sequence, the following proteins share a genomic window:
- the LOC103632251 gene encoding lysine-specific demethylase JMJ25, whose translation MLSVTEVHYQCPKRVRVQYDVSERIANGTSVHVNTHVQNLNLDIEEQSHKHSISHIEEPNTNNSEGSLAGAAVWDVLRRQDLPKLNEYLAVHREECAARCQAVSSVKYPIYDQTVYLNDYHKKMLKDQYEGLKTIEQITMDSATVETNMFKLCKVRSIQFCQKGIPYLNTYDGRTIRYPDPLIKANDTIKIDLETNKIMDFIKFDIGNVVMVTGGRNTGRVGVIKN comes from the exons ATGCTATCTGTAACTGAAGTGCATTACCAATGTCCCAAGAGGGTAAGGGTACAGTATGATGTATCTGAAAGGATTGCTAATGGAACTAGTGTTCATGTAAATACTCATGTTCAAAATTTGAATCTGGATATTGAAGAGCAATCACACAAACACTCGATTTCACACATCGAGGAGCCAAACACTAATAATTCAGAAGGATCCCTGGCTGGTGCTGCTGTCTGGGATGTACTCCGCAGGCAGGACCTTCCAAAGCTTAATGAATATCTAGCTGTTCATCGGGAAGAATGTGCAGCTAGATGTCAAGCAGTGTCTTCT GTTAAATATCCTATTTATGATCAAACAGTGTACCTTAACGATTATCATAAGAAGATGTTGAAGGATCAATATG AGGGACTGAAGACAATCGAGCAGATTACAATGGACTCAGCTACGGTCGAGACCAATATG TTCAAGCTCTGCAAGGTGAGGTCTATTCAGTTTTGCCAAAAAGGCATCCCCTACCTGAACACCTACGACGGCCGCACCATCCGCTACCCCGACCCGCTCATCAAGGCCAACGACACCATCAAGATCGATCTAGAGACCAACAAGATCATGGACTTCATCAAGTTTGACATCGGCAACGTGGTCATGGTGACTGGCGGGAGGAACACCGGGCGTGTAGGAGTCATCAAGAACTAG
- the LOC103646730 gene encoding zinc finger protein JAGGED-like: MEGGFNKSGSPEAEGSRRTPAGAYYECSFCKRGFTNAQALGGHMNIHRKDRGGGSRSGTAPPQQDDAGGSRTYGAGDVHLGLSLGRKEDVDLELRLGSYPYK; encoded by the coding sequence ATGGAAGGTGGGTTCAACAAGAGCGGCTCACCGGAGGCGGAAGGCTCGCGGCGGACGCCCGCGGGGGCCTACTACGAGTGCTCCTTCTGCAAGAGGGGGTTCACCAACGCGCAGGCGCTCGGCGGCCACATGAACATCCACCGCAAGGACCGCGGTGGCGGCAGTAGGTCCGGGACCGCGCCGCCGCAGCAGGACGACGCTGGCGGCTCTCGGACCTACGGCGCCGGGGACGTGCACCTGGGCCTCTCCCTCGGCAGGAAGGAGGACGTGGATTTGGAGCTCAGGCTTGGCAGCTATCCTTATAAGTAG